The Mucilaginibacter yixingensis genome window below encodes:
- the purE gene encoding 5-(carboxyamino)imidazole ribonucleotide mutase: MSNPKVGIIMGSKSDLHVMQDAADVLKELGVAYEITVVSAHRTPDRMFSYARAAADRGLKVIIAGAGGAAHLPGMVASLTHLPVIGVPVKSSNSIDGWDSVLSILQMPNGIPVATVALNAAKNAGILAAQIISTADEYVVQNLIKFKEDLKEKVEASAKEMEGGA, encoded by the coding sequence ATGAGTAATCCTAAAGTAGGCATCATAATGGGCAGCAAAAGCGATTTGCATGTAATGCAAGACGCTGCCGATGTATTAAAAGAGTTAGGCGTAGCCTATGAAATTACCGTGGTATCGGCCCACCGTACACCAGATCGTATGTTCAGCTATGCACGTGCGGCTGCAGATCGCGGTTTGAAAGTAATTATTGCCGGTGCCGGTGGTGCGGCGCATTTGCCGGGCATGGTAGCTTCACTTACGCATTTGCCGGTTATTGGCGTGCCTGTAAAATCAAGCAATTCTATTGATGGTTGGGATTCTGTACTTTCTATTCTACAGATGCCTAATGGTATTCCGGTAGCTACTGTGGCGCTAAATGCGGCTAAAAACGCCGGCATTTTGGCTGCGCAGATCATCTCTACGGCCGATGAATACGTAGTGCAAAACCTCATTAAATTTAAAGAAGATTTAAAAGAGAAAGTTGAAGCCTCTGCCAAAGAAATGGAAGGCGGCGCATAA
- a CDS encoding 5-(carboxyamino)imidazole ribonucleotide synthase: MKAFYGDLRLGVLGGGQLGRMLIQQAINYNVTVRVMDPDPEAPCRKLCDQFTVGSLSDYETVYKFGKTVDMLTIEIEKVNVDALEQLEKEGVLVYPQPRVIRLIQDKGLQKQFFKENEIPTADFQIISSAQQLRESHIPFPYIQKLRRDGYDGKGVYKVVNESYLDKAFTAPSLIERLVDFEKEIAVIVARNESGEVKCFPMVEMEFNPQANLVEFLIAPSTLPFEVHEQAELIAKKIAESLKIVGLLAVEMFLDKHGRILVNELAPRPHNSGHQTIEGNTVSQFEQHLRAIFDQPLGDTSCLNNAIMVNVLGEAGHEGPAVYQGIEKILGKPGVYVHLYGKTFTKPFRKMGHVTIVDADRDKAIEKARFVQANLKVIS, from the coding sequence ATGAAAGCTTTTTACGGAGACCTACGGTTAGGTGTTTTAGGTGGTGGCCAACTGGGCCGCATGCTTATTCAGCAGGCAATTAATTACAATGTTACGGTACGTGTTATGGATCCGGATCCGGAGGCGCCATGCCGCAAACTGTGCGATCAGTTTACCGTGGGCTCATTGAGCGATTATGAAACCGTTTACAAATTTGGTAAAACGGTAGATATGTTAACCATTGAAATTGAAAAGGTTAATGTTGATGCGCTGGAGCAACTGGAGAAAGAAGGTGTGTTGGTTTACCCGCAGCCTCGTGTTATTCGCCTGATCCAGGATAAAGGGTTGCAAAAACAGTTTTTCAAAGAAAACGAAATCCCTACGGCCGATTTTCAAATCATCTCATCGGCTCAACAATTAAGAGAGAGTCATATTCCGTTTCCATATATTCAAAAACTGCGTCGTGACGGTTACGATGGCAAAGGCGTTTATAAGGTAGTTAACGAAAGTTATCTTGATAAAGCCTTTACCGCACCAAGTCTGATTGAGCGCTTGGTTGATTTTGAGAAAGAGATAGCCGTTATTGTAGCACGTAATGAAAGCGGAGAAGTAAAATGCTTCCCTATGGTAGAGATGGAGTTTAACCCACAGGCCAACCTGGTGGAGTTTCTGATAGCGCCTTCTACCCTGCCTTTTGAGGTACATGAACAAGCCGAACTGATTGCCAAAAAGATTGCCGAGAGCCTAAAAATAGTTGGTTTGCTGGCTGTGGAGATGTTTTTAGATAAACATGGCCGTATTTTGGTGAACGAGTTGGCGCCGCGCCCGCATAATAGCGGTCATCAGACTATCGAGGGCAATACCGTATCTCAGTTTGAGCAGCATTTACGCGCCATATTTGATCAGCCCCTGGGCGATACCTCATGCCTCAACAATGCCATCATGGTGAATGTATTAGGCGAGGCTGGTCACGAAGGGCCTGCTGTTTATCAAGGTATTGAAAAAATATTAGGTAAGCCGGGAGTCTACGTGCACCTGTACGGTAAAACGTTTACCAAGCCATTCCGCAAAATGGGACACGTAACCATTGTTGATGCCGACCGCGACAAGGCCATTGAAAAAGCACGTTTTGTGCAGGCTAATTTGAAAGTGATTAGTTAA
- a CDS encoding nicotinate-nucleotide adenylyltransferase encodes MNAVHNKDIGTKQKALAINLDPKIYGSFAEIGAGQDVAANFFKAGASSGTIAKTMSAYDMTFSDAIYGALQVRRYVSEARLISMLDHEYSLLLERLSSQRGENTTFFAFSNTMSALNYHKTNEGHGWMGVRFQLVPGGEYNDVVLHVKLLDNDNVDQQQAVGILGVNLLYACFYYNEVPPVFLLSLMDNLSKDRIQIDMIRFEGPDFKKVDNRLMSLHLVKYGFSDAALFGPDGKNQQPSEVLYKKHIVVIRGRFRPLINVHLDMLTTGVKQFLQEPDVDNNNVVVIAELTLQALKERNADQNADIDEKDFLDRVDILCSLGQTVLISNFHEYYKLVSYLSKITKLKMGVVLGYPNLEYIFAEEHYNDLPGGILESFATLFSRKVKLFIYPTLRDGMIMNCLRFYPPPHLIDLYRYLISNNKIEDIRHYHENNLHVDTDNVLDLIKAGTSGWEKFVPEEVASIIKSRCLFGYPCERKPEEQAEGKEGNRIIATD; translated from the coding sequence ATGAACGCTGTTCACAACAAAGATATAGGGACCAAACAGAAGGCGCTTGCCATCAATCTTGATCCTAAAATATACGGTTCATTTGCCGAAATAGGCGCCGGACAAGACGTAGCCGCTAATTTTTTTAAAGCTGGTGCATCATCCGGAACCATTGCCAAAACCATGTCTGCTTATGACATGACATTCTCCGACGCTATTTATGGAGCATTGCAGGTTCGTCGTTATGTGAGCGAGGCCCGCCTCATCTCTATGCTCGATCATGAGTATAGTTTACTGCTGGAAAGGCTTTCGTCTCAGCGCGGAGAGAACACCACTTTCTTTGCATTCTCTAACACCATGTCGGCCCTTAACTACCATAAAACCAATGAAGGTCATGGTTGGATGGGCGTGCGTTTCCAATTAGTTCCTGGTGGCGAATACAACGACGTGGTACTGCACGTAAAGCTGTTGGACAATGATAACGTTGATCAGCAGCAAGCTGTAGGTATATTGGGTGTAAACCTGTTGTATGCTTGTTTTTATTATAATGAGGTACCACCGGTTTTCCTGCTTTCGCTGATGGATAACCTGTCTAAAGACCGGATCCAGATTGATATGATCCGTTTTGAGGGACCTGATTTTAAAAAGGTTGACAACCGCCTGATGAGTCTTCACCTGGTGAAATACGGATTTTCAGACGCTGCATTGTTTGGCCCTGACGGCAAAAATCAACAGCCATCAGAAGTACTGTACAAGAAGCACATTGTGGTGATTCGCGGCCGGTTCCGTCCGCTTATTAACGTTCATCTGGATATGCTGACCACCGGTGTAAAGCAATTTCTGCAGGAACCGGACGTGGACAATAACAATGTGGTGGTTATTGCTGAGTTAACGCTACAGGCGCTAAAAGAACGCAATGCAGACCAGAACGCGGATATTGATGAAAAAGATTTCCTTGACCGCGTGGATATCCTTTGTTCGCTTGGCCAAACGGTGCTGATCTCCAATTTCCACGAGTACTATAAACTGGTGTCTTACCTATCAAAGATCACTAAGCTAAAAATGGGTGTGGTACTGGGTTATCCTAACTTGGAATACATTTTTGCGGAAGAGCATTATAACGATTTGCCAGGAGGTATTCTGGAATCCTTCGCTACGTTGTTCAGTCGAAAGGTTAAACTGTTTATTTATCCAACGCTACGTGATGGCATGATAATGAATTGTTTAAGATTTTATCCACCGCCGCATTTGATTGATCTATATCGATACCTGATATCGAACAATAAGATTGAGGATATCCGCCATTACCACGAAAACAATCTGCACGTAGATACTGATAATGTGTTGGATCTGATCAAAGCGGGAACATCGGGCTGGGAAAAGTTTGTACCGGAAGAAGTAGCCAGCATTATTAAAAGCCGCTGCTTGTTTGGTTATCCTTGCGAGAGAAAGCCCGAAGAACAGGCTGAAGGCAAAGAGGGCAATAGAATAATAGCGACTGATTAA
- a CDS encoding NADH-quinone oxidoreductase subunit B: MNPENMNESGGVIVTKLNDLMNWSRLSSLWPLSFGIACCAIEMMGSMASTYDLDRFGVFPRPSARQADVIIIAGTVTFKMAERIKRLYEQMPDPKYVISMGSCSNCGGPYWQHGYHVVKGVDRVIPVDIYVQGCPPRPEALIGAILELQKKIEGEQLLKLG; this comes from the coding sequence ATGAATCCTGAGAACATGAATGAGAGTGGTGGTGTGATAGTAACCAAGCTGAACGATTTGATGAACTGGTCGCGCTTGTCATCGCTATGGCCTTTAAGTTTTGGTATTGCCTGCTGCGCTATTGAAATGATGGGCTCAATGGCGTCAACTTATGATCTTGACCGTTTTGGCGTGTTCCCTCGCCCGTCGGCCCGCCAGGCAGATGTGATTATTATTGCCGGCACCGTTACCTTTAAAATGGCGGAGCGCATTAAACGCCTTTACGAGCAAATGCCCGACCCGAAATATGTCATTTCTATGGGATCATGCTCTAACTGTGGTGGCCCATACTGGCAGCACGGCTACCATGTGGTAAAAGGAGTTGACAGAGTAATACCGGTTGATATTTACGTGCAGGGCTGTCCCCCACGCCCGGAAGCACTGATTGGCGCTATCTTAGAACTGCAAAAGAAAATTGAAGGCGAACAGTTGCTGAAACTGGGTTAA
- a CDS encoding NADH-quinone oxidoreductase subunit A: MADVAQISEFGKILIFIITGFVLVVATLFAGRVIAPKNPNAEKLTSYECGEEPTGSAWLPFNSRFYVIALVFLLFDVEMVFIFPWATVFGNHELMAVDSRWGKFSLLEMFVFVGILILGLVYVWVKGDLNWIRPEVELPRTRVAVPNALYDQLNISQADYKLKEFSALTEKEVQAINPPVAAEAPTPATAIETPAPAKRPMFKPTFKKPGNES, from the coding sequence ATGGCCGATGTTGCGCAAATATCAGAATTTGGAAAGATATTGATCTTTATTATTACCGGTTTTGTACTGGTGGTTGCAACATTGTTTGCCGGACGGGTAATTGCGCCCAAAAATCCGAATGCTGAAAAGCTAACTTCATACGAGTGTGGCGAGGAACCTACAGGCAGTGCATGGCTTCCATTTAACTCCCGCTTTTATGTAATTGCATTGGTGTTTCTGCTGTTTGATGTGGAGATGGTATTTATTTTCCCCTGGGCCACGGTATTTGGCAATCATGAATTGATGGCTGTTGATTCCCGCTGGGGCAAATTCAGTTTGTTGGAGATGTTTGTTTTTGTAGGCATCCTGATTCTGGGCCTGGTTTACGTTTGGGTAAAAGGCGATTTAAACTGGATACGGCCAGAAGTAGAATTACCGCGCACCCGCGTAGCTGTTCCTAACGCGCTTTATGATCAGTTGAACATTAGTCAGGCTGATTATAAGCTAAAAGAGTTTTCAGCACTTACAGAGAAAGAAGTTCAGGCTATAAACCCACCTGTTGCCGCTGAAGCTCCAACTCCCGCTACTGCGATCGAAACTCCTGCTCCGGCCAAACGACCGATGTTTAAACCAACTTTTAAAAAGCCCGGCAATGAATCCTGA
- a CDS encoding NAD(P)/FAD-dependent oxidoreductase, which translates to MTTKIIKPAQFDAIIIGGGACGLMCAVQAGFLGKRTLILEKNDKPGAKILISGGGRCNYTNLYASPQQFISQNQHFLKSAFAQWTVDDTISFFETYGIIGQEKTLGQLFPESNKARDVVDIFTNLCADMEQEIWCDADVKDVEQTVDGFKVTFERHGKLNEVQTPNVVIASGGLPIAKMGATDFGLRVARKFGLDIVHTAPALVPLTITGKDQPWYEQLSGNSIFCRVWNDRASFDENILFTHWGLSGPAILQISSYWRPGESITIDLLPDQSITELIETERKLNGKKTLLSLIAGLYTRKFAEAMSYRLPDKNLASLNKAEMEEIDEIFHNFKVKPAGDKGYDKAEVMRGGVNTDELSSRTLESKKVSGLFFGGECVDVTGWLGGYNFQWAWASGFVIAQNL; encoded by the coding sequence ATGACTACAAAAATAATAAAACCTGCACAATTTGACGCCATAATTATTGGCGGTGGTGCCTGCGGATTAATGTGTGCTGTGCAAGCTGGCTTTTTAGGCAAGCGCACACTCATCCTGGAAAAGAACGATAAACCTGGCGCCAAGATCCTCATTAGCGGGGGCGGGCGTTGTAATTACACCAACTTATATGCGTCGCCACAGCAGTTTATCTCTCAAAATCAGCACTTTTTAAAATCTGCCTTTGCGCAATGGACGGTGGATGATACTATCAGTTTCTTTGAGACTTATGGAATCATCGGTCAGGAGAAAACGCTTGGCCAGCTCTTCCCCGAAAGTAACAAGGCCCGCGATGTGGTAGATATTTTTACAAATCTATGTGCAGACATGGAGCAGGAGATCTGGTGCGACGCCGATGTAAAGGATGTAGAGCAAACAGTCGACGGCTTTAAAGTAACCTTTGAACGCCACGGAAAACTGAACGAGGTACAAACGCCCAACGTTGTTATTGCCAGCGGTGGTTTACCAATTGCTAAAATGGGCGCTACGGATTTTGGCTTGCGCGTGGCTCGTAAATTCGGGCTGGATATTGTGCACACCGCACCGGCCCTGGTGCCTTTAACCATTACCGGGAAAGATCAGCCATGGTATGAGCAATTATCTGGTAACAGCATTTTTTGCCGCGTTTGGAACGACAGGGCCAGCTTTGACGAAAACATCCTTTTCACCCATTGGGGGCTGAGCGGACCGGCCATTCTACAAATATCATCCTACTGGCGCCCGGGTGAAAGTATTACCATAGATCTGTTGCCTGATCAAAGCATTACTGAATTAATTGAGACTGAACGTAAACTCAACGGAAAGAAAACACTACTCTCGCTCATCGCCGGTTTATATACCCGCAAATTTGCCGAGGCAATGTCATACCGGTTGCCCGATAAAAATTTGGCTTCATTGAATAAAGCAGAAATGGAAGAAATAGATGAGATCTTCCACAACTTTAAAGTAAAGCCTGCCGGCGACAAAGGTTATGACAAAGCCGAAGTGATGCGTGGCGGTGTTAATACAGACGAACTGTCGTCGCGTACGCTAGAGTCAAAGAAAGTATCCGGACTGTTTTTTGGCGGCGAATGTGTGGATGTTACCGGTTGGCTGGGCGGCTATAACTTTCAGTGGGCCTGGGCCAGCGGCTTTGTAATAGCGCAAAATTTGTAA
- a CDS encoding glycosyltransferase family 87 protein, with product MPKKFLLTGYQWVWVLYLAVAVFTFQLKYTRHIDNNYQIFRQSYYHAIQEKDFYAPYPKEYQDFYYYGPVFPLIVLPSAILPHAAGFLVWELLNAFVLLIGIHLLPFTVRQKTQLLLLCAIEFSNSAFYMQFNPAIAGMIILSFVLVERGKEQWATLFIVLGFFIKLYPIIGLVFFLFSKNKGKFILWTAIWTVVCLVAPLLLSSPAFVIKSYKEWLPAVAGKSATNSQLDAAQDICVMGVVRRTLRDTTIPNMPFLIAGTLVYLLPLLRFSQYKFFKYRIQLLASSLIYIVIFSTGAEHPTYIIAVAGVFIWMLMQDKPYSPFNIFLLVLVLVITGLGLTDAMPEPIRQPIIAKYSLKAVPCILIWCIIFYELMTRNSGANKLEQSEQANQNLAAI from the coding sequence ATGCCTAAGAAATTCCTTCTCACCGGTTATCAGTGGGTTTGGGTGCTGTATCTAGCAGTAGCCGTTTTTACTTTCCAACTGAAATATACCCGGCATATTGATAATAACTATCAAATTTTCCGCCAGTCGTATTATCACGCCATCCAGGAGAAGGATTTTTATGCGCCATACCCAAAAGAGTACCAGGACTTTTATTATTACGGACCTGTTTTTCCTTTGATAGTGTTGCCATCTGCTATTTTACCGCATGCAGCCGGTTTTTTAGTATGGGAATTATTGAATGCATTTGTTCTGCTCATCGGCATTCATTTGTTACCATTTACGGTCAGGCAAAAAACGCAATTGTTATTACTCTGTGCTATAGAATTTTCCAATTCGGCGTTTTATATGCAGTTTAATCCGGCCATAGCGGGGATGATTATCCTCAGCTTTGTTTTGGTAGAAAGGGGGAAGGAGCAATGGGCAACGCTGTTTATTGTGTTGGGCTTCTTTATCAAACTATACCCCATCATTGGCTTGGTATTCTTTCTGTTCTCAAAAAATAAGGGCAAATTTATTTTATGGACAGCTATATGGACAGTGGTTTGCCTGGTAGCGCCGCTACTGCTATCAAGCCCTGCATTTGTTATTAAATCATACAAAGAGTGGCTTCCTGCTGTAGCCGGCAAAAGCGCCACCAACTCTCAGCTTGATGCCGCGCAGGATATCTGCGTGATGGGCGTAGTGCGCCGGACTTTGCGCGATACCACTATTCCTAATATGCCTTTTCTTATTGCAGGTACCCTTGTTTATCTGTTGCCTCTATTGCGGTTTAGCCAGTATAAATTCTTCAAATACCGTATACAGCTGTTGGCATCATCATTAATCTACATTGTTATTTTTAGTACCGGGGCAGAGCATCCTACCTATATCATAGCCGTTGCCGGTGTATTTATTTGGATGCTGATGCAGGATAAGCCATACTCACCGTTTAATATTTTCTTATTAGTATTGGTATTGGTAATTACCGGTCTTGGCCTTACGGATGCCATGCCCGAGCCTATCAGACAACCCATTATTGCCAAATACTCGCTTAAGGCGGTGCCTTGCATACTCATTTGGTGCATAATTTTCTACGAATTGATGACCCGGAATTCTGGCGCCAATAAACTTGAGCAATCAGAGCAGGCGAATCAGAACCTCGCCGCAATTTAA
- a CDS encoding glycosyltransferase family 87 protein — MQRKFPFLTNYRLVCLLWIAVAAFCWQVKFKPNRYNNYVIFKQAYYHAKAQTNMYKLYPTEYEDCFYYGPVFSTLVAPFSLLPDGWGFFFWQLVNAVFLLWAIHLLPVSDKIKMFVLLFTSIEYANTMHNIQINTAITACIILSFVFVERGKDVWATLFIVLGTMVKLYPIIGLAFFMFSKNKGKFAWSAFMWAGVFFVLPMLVTNPHYAIQSYGDWFAALSNKNAMNVGFDASQDISFMGVCRKLVNNPYLPNTPFLLFGALVFGLPLFRFNQYDSLQFRLRMLASALLTVVLFSTGSEHPTYVIAVTGAMLWIFLQENYFSRRNIVLLVLLLVITGLGLTDAFPKVIREDIISDYVLKAWPCIIVWFLIAYEMFFGKFTSNSRTEFSLPEPENWPFGGAKADARL, encoded by the coding sequence ATGCAAAGAAAATTCCCCTTTTTAACCAACTATAGATTGGTGTGCCTGCTTTGGATCGCAGTGGCTGCTTTCTGCTGGCAAGTTAAATTTAAACCCAACAGGTATAACAACTACGTTATATTTAAGCAGGCCTATTACCACGCCAAGGCCCAAACCAACATGTATAAGCTGTACCCGACAGAGTACGAAGACTGCTTTTATTACGGTCCGGTATTCAGTACGTTGGTAGCGCCGTTTTCATTACTTCCTGATGGCTGGGGTTTCTTTTTCTGGCAATTGGTTAATGCTGTTTTTCTGCTTTGGGCAATTCATTTGCTACCCGTCTCGGATAAGATAAAGATGTTTGTGCTGCTGTTTACCAGTATTGAGTATGCCAACACCATGCACAACATACAGATAAACACGGCCATTACAGCCTGTATCATTCTTAGTTTTGTATTTGTAGAGCGAGGGAAAGATGTGTGGGCCACCCTGTTCATTGTACTGGGCACCATGGTTAAACTATATCCCATTATTGGCCTGGCTTTCTTTATGTTCTCTAAAAACAAGGGCAAATTTGCATGGTCTGCCTTTATGTGGGCTGGTGTTTTCTTTGTATTGCCTATGCTTGTTACCAATCCGCATTACGCTATTCAATCTTATGGCGATTGGTTTGCCGCACTTTCTAACAAAAATGCCATGAACGTAGGCTTCGATGCCAGTCAGGATATCTCCTTTATGGGCGTGTGTCGCAAATTGGTAAATAATCCTTACCTACCTAACACACCGTTTTTATTATTTGGTGCTTTGGTTTTTGGCTTGCCATTGTTCCGTTTCAATCAGTACGATTCATTGCAGTTTCGTCTGCGTATGTTAGCCTCCGCGTTACTGACCGTAGTGCTATTTAGTACAGGTTCAGAACATCCCACTTATGTTATTGCCGTTACCGGCGCCATGCTGTGGATCTTTTTGCAGGAGAACTATTTTAGTCGCCGCAATATCGTTCTATTGGTATTACTGCTGGTAATTACAGGTTTAGGATTGACTGATGCTTTCCCGAAGGTGATTCGTGAAGATATTATTTCTGATTACGTGCTGAAAGCATGGCCATGTATCATTGTATGGTTCCTGATAGCTTACGAAATGTTCTTCGGTAAATTCACCAGCAACAGCCGTACCGAGTTCAGTTTACCCGAACCTGAAAACTGGCCATTTGGCGGTGCTAAGGCCGATGCGCGGCTTTAA
- a CDS encoding low specificity L-threonine aldolase, translating to MQLTVDLRSDTVTKPTTGMLDAMMSAKVGDDVFGEDETVTALEQKAAAMFGMEAGLFCPSGTMTNQIAIKCFTQPLDELIADQTAHVYRYEGGGIAFNSAVSTRLLNGDRGRVTAEMIEPEINAENVHFPRTSLVVLENTVNKGGGSCYTLADIKPIADLCQKHSLKLHLDGARIFNALAATGDNAIDYGKYFNGISICLSKGLGAPVGSVLLASKETIQYARRVRKVLGGGMRQAGFLAAAGIYALDHHVERLKIDHAHAQILGRALAQCSWVSHVVPPDTNIVLFDTAVPADDIIKKLDQKGVRCMSTGPNRIRFVLHLDVHPEQVEYAVVVLRNLEI from the coding sequence ATGCAACTAACCGTAGATCTACGCAGCGATACCGTAACCAAACCCACAACCGGCATGCTTGACGCCATGATGAGCGCCAAAGTAGGCGATGATGTTTTTGGCGAGGATGAAACCGTAACAGCGTTGGAACAGAAAGCCGCGGCTATGTTTGGCATGGAGGCAGGATTATTCTGCCCGTCGGGCACGATGACCAATCAAATTGCTATTAAATGTTTCACCCAGCCATTAGACGAGTTGATTGCCGATCAAACTGCGCACGTTTACCGTTATGAGGGCGGTGGCATTGCATTTAATTCAGCAGTATCTACACGGTTGCTAAATGGCGATCGCGGTCGTGTCACCGCCGAAATGATTGAGCCGGAAATAAATGCCGAGAACGTTCATTTTCCACGCACCAGCCTGGTAGTATTAGAGAATACCGTAAACAAGGGCGGCGGTAGTTGCTACACTTTAGCAGATATTAAACCTATTGCAGATCTGTGCCAGAAACATAGCCTGAAATTACATCTGGATGGCGCACGGATTTTTAACGCATTAGCAGCAACCGGCGACAATGCGATTGACTACGGAAAGTATTTCAACGGCATATCCATCTGTTTATCAAAAGGTTTAGGCGCACCTGTTGGATCAGTGCTTTTAGCCAGTAAAGAAACTATTCAATATGCCAGGCGTGTAAGGAAGGTATTAGGCGGAGGCATGCGACAAGCCGGTTTTTTAGCAGCGGCAGGCATTTATGCGCTAGATCATCACGTGGAACGATTAAAGATAGATCACGCCCACGCTCAGATTTTGGGCAGGGCCTTGGCGCAATGTAGCTGGGTAAGCCATGTTGTGCCGCCAGATACCAATATTGTATTGTTTGATACAGCAGTCCCCGCGGATGATATAATTAAGAAACTTGATCAGAAAGGCGTGCGGTGTATGAGTACCGGGCCAAATCGCATTCGCTTTGTGCTGCACCTGGATGTGCATCCGGAGCAGGTAGAATATGCGGTAGTTGTGTTGAGAAATCTTGAGATTTAA
- the hscA gene encoding Fe-S protein assembly chaperone HscA, with protein MAKISINLATGSLQKEDIVVGIDLGTTNSLVAFINPDKDPQVINDAGKGVLVPSVVHFDAQGEITVGNEAKEYLVTDPQNTIFSVKRLLGRSYHDIENYKDFFSYKVIDDNTESLVKIKVGDRFYTPIELSGLILKELKARAEHALKTPVNRAVITVPAYFNDSQRQATRDAGKLAGLDVLRIVNEPTAASLAYGIGLDPEETKTIAVYDLGGGTFDVSILQIQNGIFEVLSTNGDTFLGGDDFDRAIVNYWLEKNQLDKSILSDTALAQQLRLKAEEAKKAFAHQSLFNEKVGEIWCTLERTAFEELIRPKVEQTITCCKNALKDAGLGIDAIDEIVMVGGSTRTALVKKMVAEFFGKDVHNELNPDEVVALGAAIQADILAGNRKDILLLDVTPLSLGIETMGGLMDVIIPRNSKVPTKAGRQYTTSVDGQVNMKISVYQGERDLIKENRKLAEFDLKGIPAMPAGLPKVDINFLLNADGILKVQAIELRSGVKQEVEVKPTYGITDDQVEQMLMDSITHAQEDVAQRMLIEARTEGEQMVYTAKRFLEKNASYLSIQEIADTHRYIEELQAALATGEKDTIHKKIDELNTFTQPFAERLMDEAIGKAMKGKSL; from the coding sequence ATGGCTAAAATCTCCATCAACCTGGCAACCGGCTCTTTACAAAAAGAAGATATTGTAGTGGGCATTGACCTGGGCACTACTAATTCGCTGGTAGCATTTATTAATCCTGATAAAGATCCGCAGGTAATTAATGATGCCGGCAAGGGCGTGCTCGTACCGTCGGTAGTTCATTTTGATGCCCAGGGCGAGATCACTGTGGGTAATGAAGCCAAAGAGTATCTTGTTACTGACCCTCAGAATACCATTTTTTCGGTAAAACGCTTACTGGGGCGTTCTTATCATGATATTGAGAATTATAAAGATTTCTTTTCTTATAAAGTGATCGATGATAACACCGAAAGCCTGGTGAAGATTAAAGTTGGCGATCGTTTTTATACGCCGATTGAACTTTCCGGACTGATTTTGAAAGAGCTGAAAGCTCGTGCCGAACATGCGCTGAAAACCCCGGTTAACCGTGCCGTAATTACCGTTCCGGCATATTTTAACGATTCGCAACGTCAGGCTACCCGCGATGCTGGTAAACTGGCCGGGTTGGATGTATTGCGCATTGTTAACGAGCCAACTGCCGCCAGCCTAGCTTACGGCATTGGTCTTGATCCTGAAGAAACTAAAACCATCGCGGTATATGATTTAGGTGGCGGTACTTTTGATGTGTCTATCCTGCAAATACAGAACGGTATTTTTGAGGTACTGAGCACCAACGGCGATACTTTTTTAGGTGGTGATGATTTTGACAGAGCAATAGTTAACTATTGGCTGGAAAAGAATCAGTTAGATAAATCTATTTTAAGTGATACCGCTTTAGCCCAACAACTGCGTTTAAAGGCCGAAGAAGCCAAGAAAGCTTTTGCCCACCAGAGTCTGTTTAATGAAAAGGTTGGTGAGATCTGGTGTACGTTGGAGCGTACCGCTTTTGAAGAGCTAATTAGACCAAAGGTTGAACAAACTATTACTTGTTGTAAAAATGCGCTGAAAGATGCCGGTTTGGGCATTGATGCTATTGACGAAATAGTTATGGTTGGCGGTTCTACCCGCACTGCGCTGGTGAAGAAAATGGTTGCTGAGTTTTTTGGCAAAGATGTGCACAATGAGCTTAACCCTGACGAGGTGGTGGCCCTGGGTGCCGCTATTCAGGCCGATATTTTGGCGGGTAATCGTAAAGATATCCTGCTGCTGGATGTTACTCCGCTTTCTTTAGGTATTGAGACGATGGGTGGCTTGATGGATGTTATCATTCCGCGTAATTCTAAGGTACCTACCAAGGCAGGTCGCCAGTACACTACTTCGGTAGACGGACAGGTGAATATGAAGATCTCTGTTTATCAGGGCGAACGCGACTTGATTAAAGAGAACCGCAAACTAGCCGAGTTTGACCTGAAAGGTATCCCTGCAATGCCAGCCGGATTGCCGAAGGTTGACATCAACTTCCTGCTTAATGCTGATGGAATCCTGAAAGTACAGGCGATTGAACTGCGCTCTGGAGTTAAACAAGAAGTTGAAGTAAAGCCTACTTATGGCATTACAGATGACCAAGTTGAGCAGATGCTAATGGATAGTATTACCCACGCACAAGAAGATGTTGCCCAACGTATGCTGATTGAAGCCCGCACCGAAGGCGAGCAAATGGTTTACACCGCAAAACGCTTCCTGGAAAAGAATGCTTCATATCTTTCCATTCAGGAAATTGCGGACACGCATCGTTATATTGAAGAACTGCAGGCTGCACTGGCTACCGGCGAAAAAGACACCATCCACAAAAAGATTGACGAGCTGAACACCTTTACTCAGCCTTTTGCCGAGCGTTTGATGGACGAAGCGATTGGCAAAGCAATGAAAGGTAAGAGTCTGTAA